Below is a genomic region from Flammeovirgaceae bacterium SG7u.111.
CCGCTTCTTTTCCATTTCCGCCTCAATATTTTGCTGCGTTTGCAAGTAAGTATCCTTGTAGCCCCAAACTTCTACATTCACAATTTCCTCCTCTAGCAATAAGGTATCTTGCAAAACAGGTTCTGGAGAAAAACCAAAATACAGTTTGAAACCATCTCTGGAAAAATGCGGTGCATAATATTGGTTCACCACCCACCCATCAAGCGCAACGTTTGAAGATTCATCAATAAGCTTTTGGGCAGAGTCAAGGCTGTTAGTCCAGTAGTACAAACCAAATTTCCTGATCTGTGCCTCAGTCGTGTCCGTATCGGCAAGGAAGCTGAGCTGTGAGCCCGTTTCGTCCCACGTGAGGTGGCTAAATGTAGCCTCGCCCCGCATCATCGGTTGCAAAGCTTTGTTAGAAATATCATACAGGTAGACTCCTTTTTGGAAAAGGCTGTCGTCGCCAGTAGAGTGGAACATCAAGCCTGTCCCCGTTTTGGAAAGGGAGTATTCGGTCACGTACATAAAGGTGTCTTGCCTGCCTGTTTCCAGTTCGCGCAAAATGAGCTTCGTACCGTTTTCTTCCGACTCTTGCTTTGGCTCGGGCATATTGGCAATGGCAACGCTGTCGCCAGCAACTAGTGAAGTATCTTTTTCGACCTTCTGCTCTTTAAGCAAATAGGCAAGCCAACCGCCTGCTTTCTCGGGCAACTGAAAAGAGGCAACTTCGGCAATTCTGACCGTGTCGGGCTTGGAAAGACCAACAATCAAAAGAGAGTCAGTAGGCAAATCGCTGTCCTCTACTTTGCGACGGCGCATTTCGGCAAGGCTGTCCAAGTGGGGCTTTAAGGTAGCCACTACGTATTTTTCATCGTAACTAAAAGCTGCTCCGCTGGCTCTCTCAAAACTAAATTCAGAGGTAGATTTCGAGTTTTTAATTTTCAAAGTTTCGTCTCCGTGCTGAGGCCGCAAAGAGTAAAGCAACCAATTCCCCTCGGTGGAAATACTTTTGTTACCAACTCGCTTCCAGTCATCGTACACCTCGTGGGTCAGTACTTTTTTTGCCTCTTGGGCAAATGTGCTGCTGCTTGCAACCAATAGGATTGCCGCTATCAAGATTTTTTTCATCGTAGCTATTTTTGTGGTTCGATATTGTCAATAAAACAAATATAAAGGGAATGGTTACAAAACAGGTTTATATTTCGATCAGATTAGTTTTTAATAAAAGCCCTTGTTCAGATTCATTGAATAACCCGAAGCTTTAGCATTATAGATATTACTTAAACCTTCACTAGTGTCCCATTAAAATTGGGACGTTATCAATAATTAAACAAATTTGGCTCATTCAGCCTAAAACGTTCTTTGTCATTTTGAAATTTAGTTCTCTGGAAGAGGTCTCGAAGATGAGTTTTATCGGTCAATGATATACTCAATATCTGTAAGACCTCATATGTGCTTCTGTCAAGTTTCATGTCTTTCTGGACAATTGCCACCAAACAGTAGGTGCATATAGCAACATAGATCTGTATACGGACCGCATTTTCAGTAGTACCCCAGAATTTTTTGATTTTCAGATGTTGCTTTAACCATTTGAAGAACAACTCGACTTGCCAGCGATTTTTATAAAGCTGGGCAACTTGCAAAGCAGAAATGTGCATTGCATTGGTCAAGAATAGAAGCTGGCGCTTTTGTTCTTCATCCCAATATCTGACGAGCCGAAGATGTCCTGGATAATATTGTTTTGGATAAAAACCAGTCAATTCAATTGTAACATCAGAAAGTACGTTCTTGGGCAACCTCCGTTTCCATTTGATTGTCTTGCATTGGAGGTTCTTTTTTGCCCTGACAACGAAGAAAGCCCCTATCTGATGAATCTTATACAACATCTTGAAGTGGTTATATGCACGGTCAAATATGTAATAAGATCCTGGTTCATAAGGAATCTCTTTCATCGCCGTAGAATCGTGTACAGAAGCTTCTGTAATATGAAAGAATGCGGGGATCTGCGTCTCTACATCATATAAATGTATGCACTTTGATTCCGCCTTTTTTCTTACGGAACTTCGCCCACCAGAATACAGAAAGGCACAAGTCAATCGTAGTAGAGTCAAAAGCGTAGACATTGCCGTCAAGCTTGAAGATGTCAGAAACCCGTTTCTGACGGGCTTCATCAACCAGATAGTAAGCATACTCTTCAAAGATGCGATGGTCCCTGTCCTGGTTGGCCCTAGACAAGGATGACCTAGAAACATTCTTGCCCAAACCCAAATGATAAGATTTGGAATGATGGGCATCAAGTGCGACAATCAGATCTCTCAGGCTTTCACGATTGGATAATTGCCCAAACATCAGGGCAAGCAGCTGGTTCCAACAAGTGAAATGCTTCACGTATTTGTTTCCGTCATACTTACGAACGATGTAGTTAAACTTATTCCTATCCAGAAACGATGCTAACTGAGCGAAAACGTATTTATCCTTATGCATTTGCTATTCTCTTTAGGAATGAATGGCGAAAATGCAAATTGAAATCCGTTTAATCGAAAAACACCTACAACTAACTAAATTTCAAATATTTAAAAGAGTCTTATTGGATTTTAATGGGACAGCAATGTTAAACCTTATCAAATTAAGCTTCTGTTTTTGCCAGATTTTTGCTCTAAGTAACGTTGTTAAGAACGGCATAGATAGACTATTTTTTAACCAGCATACAACATGAAACAACTGATTTTTATAATATCCTCTTTCTTAGTAACCAACTTCACGTTTGCCCAAGAAGAAGAGCCAAAATACCACGGTCTAGTTATAGGCGAGGCTTTAGTTGAAGGTGATACAAAATTCGAGCACCTATTGGACGGGTTAAAAAAAGAAGCCCAATCTTTTTCCATTGACAGCAATGCAGATACGGTACTGGAATTGACATCGGGTACTAAAATCACAATTCCAAGTGGGGCATTTACTAATTCTAGTGGGACTACCATCAATGGTGAAGTAGCTGTTTCATTCAATGAGTTTATCAGTATTTCTGATATGATTTTGGAAGGATTATCTACTGTAGATACCGAAGGACGATTACTAGAAAGTGGTGGGATGTTCAACTTGAACGCAACTGATAAAAAAGGCAATGAACTAGCAATTGACGAGGCTAAGTCACTTCAGATAGAGTTAGTGACAGATGCCAAGCCCAAGCCTTTCAAGTTGTATAAAAGTAAAATAGGTAACAGATGGAAACTCCAAAATGAGGGGCGATTGTACCTCATCCCACTTGTGTTTTTTATATCTCCTAATAAAATAGAAAATGGACTACGGCTTGTCAATGGATCCAAATCTGTTAAATACGATATTCTATTTGGAGGCTCTATGGTCGAGTATTACTACCATCCTTATAAATTAGGTTATCCATTTTCCGATAATTTCCCTTTTTCCTTGAAAAATGAGGATGTCAACTTTTTAGATTTTGTTTTTCCTAAGCTAGTGGATAAAAACAAAATCGTAAAAATCATTTCCAACAAAGGAAAAGAAATTACAGCCTTAAAAGTACGCCTTAAAGAGTATAAAACTGATGGGAGTCTAGATTCTGTAAAAATCGATATTCTGAGTAAAAACAACCAATTTAATACAGATATTCTTGAAGAGAAATTGACATCTGTAGTCAACTTAGCTATCCCTTTCCCAAATCTTTACAACCCATCAGAAAACTTGGTAATCAGAGTAGTGACATACAAAACACCAATACTGCCTTCAATTGGTTTGTTGAATGGTATTAATGTCTATACAGCTAATATTATTTCTATGGGATTTAAAAACCTAGATCAATTAATAGATGAACAATCGCCTAGGGTAAGTATAAAAATCAAAAGCGATGTGATACCTGTTGGTCGTTGCTATATCACTTTTAAAAACAGAAAAGTGGTAGCATATGAAACTTTTCAATACAAGAATGAAACGACTTTCGAACAGATTGTAAAAGATGAGCCATGTAAAATAATAGCTTTTGGCATGAAAGAAGGAAAGGTGGTATTTGCTGAAAAAGATTTTGTGGCAACTGGAGAAGAAACTGTTTCGCTTGAGTTTGAAGAGCTGAATTCCAATGAAGATTTGAAAGCCAGAATTCAACGTATTTTTGCTGAGGATTAACGGGTTCAACCCCTATTCGGGTTCATTGAACTAACACGAGGCTTATAGGTGAAATTTATGCAACCCCTCACGGGGTTGTATTGAATTATGGCAACTCCTTCTACAATTGTGTAACCTCTACGAGGTTGAGGTTTGCACAAATATTCTACCCCGTGAGGGGTTGCACAATTGTAGCAATCCATCTTACCCCCAAAACAACGCCGTAGAGCCTGTCACGCATTTCGGAGGATGTGCACAAAATGTTTGCAGTCGTTTTTATAAACCCATGCAATCAACTCCCCTCCCAAATAAAAATCAAAAAAAGGGTGCTTTTTTAGCTTTAATAATGCAAATTGGCCGAAAGATTTTCGCCTTTGTTTTTTATTCCAAACTGATTCAAATTCAACTGCCACCCAAGCTTTTAGATCTTGGGAAAAATATGTTCATCATCCTTGGCAACGACTGGATTATATTTAGAGCATGTTTAAAATTTAGGTTTTCCGAGTGTCGGTCCAAAACCGAAAATGCTCAGATTGAGATTCTCGATATGTGCATTTGCAGCGAAATAGATAAAATTCAAACATGCTCTTATTGAATATCAAATACTTGTAACCATAGGCAACAATTATTTTTGAGGTAATTCTTAAATTCTCAAACATTATGAAAGAATATTTGAAGCACGACGAGTGGTCGATCATAGAAGAAGGTTTCAAACCCGAATACAACCGAATTTCAGAAAGTGTGTTTAGCATTGGCAACGGACACATGGGCATGCGAGCCAATTTTGAAGAGCAATATAGCGGAGATTCCTTACAGGGAAGTTACTTGGCTGGAGTGTATTACCCCGACAAAACAAGAGTTGGATGGTGGAAAAATGGCTATCCCGAATATTTTGCCAAGGTGATAAACGCTCCCAATTGGATTGGGATAAATATAGAAATAGCAGGTGAATCCTTAGATTTGGCACATTGCGAAGTATTGGACTTTCGCAGGGAGCTAAACATGAAAGAAGGCTACCTCGAACGATCTTTTACCGCAAGGTTGAAAAGCGGGAAAGAGGTGGCAGTGAATGCAAAGCGGTTTGTAAGCCTTCCTGCCAAAGATATTGGGGCGATCAGGTATGCGATAAAGCCACTCAACTTTTCTGACTCTATTGAATTCACCCCTTACCTCGATGGCGATGTCCACAACGAGGATTCTAACTACGACGAGCAGTTTTGGGATGAAATCAGCCGAGAAATCCCGACCGAAGACGAAGGGTATTTGGTTTCAAAAACCAAGAAAACAGGTTTTGTTGTTTGTACAGGAATGAAGTTCAGCCTTACCCAAGGCGGAAGGACGGTACAGCTGAACCCAATTCCTTCGGAAAAGAAACAATATGTTTCCCACACATTTACTGTAGATTGTAAAGAGGGTGAAGAAACCGTGCTTTTCAAATTTGGCTGCAACGTTACCTCGCGCGATTATCCTGAGGCTGAGCTTACAGATATTTGCAAGAAATTGCTCAATACCTATGCAGAGAAAGGCTTTGGCGTTCTGCTCCATGAGCAAAGCAGGGCTTGGGGCATGAAATGGGCTACCAGTGACATTATTATAAAAGGAGACGTAGCTGCACAGCAGGGAATCCGCTTTAATATTTTCCAACTCAACCAAACCTACACGGGCGAAGACGAACGCCTGAACATTGGGCCAAAAGGCTTCACAGGAGAGAAATACGGAGGCGTAACTTACTGGGACACAGAAGCATATTGCCTACCATTTTACCTCGCTACGCACGAGCCACATGTTGCCAAACAACTGGTAGTTTACCGCTACAAACACCTGCAAAAGGCGATAGAAAATGCGGAAAAACTAGGCTTTAAAAATGGAGCTGCACTGTACCCAATGGTGACCATCAACGGTGAAGAATGCCATAACGAGTGGGAAATTACCTTTGAGGAAATCCACCGAAACGGAGCCATTGCCTTTGCCATTTTCGATTATATCCGCTACACAGGCGACCATGAGTACATGGTGGAATATGGCTTGGAAGTGTTGATAGCTATTTCAAGGTTCTGGGCGCAGCGTGTGAATTTCTCGGAAGCGAAGCAGCAATATGTGATGCTAGGCGTGACGGGACCCAACGAGTACGAAAACAACATCAACAACAACTGGTACACCAGCACGCTAGCTTGCTGGACGATGAAATATACGATTGAGTCGTTGGGCTATGTGAAGTCGAAAAACGAGGATAAGTACGATGACCTCATTGCAAAAGTGAACTTCAATTTTGAAGAAGAGACAACAAAATGGCTCGACATTTTAGAAAAAATGTACCTTGGCGAAGACAGCAAAAAAGGCATTTTCCTCCAACAAGATAATTTCTATGATAAGGAATTGATTCCTGCGGCAGAACTTCCTGCGGAGGAGACCCCTATCCACGAGCACTGGTCGTGGGACAGGATTTTACGCTCTTGCTACATCAAGCAAGCAGATGTATTGCAAGGAATTTACTTGTTTGAAGATCAGTTTGACAAAGAAACAATTGAGCGGAATTTTGATTTTTACGAGCCGCTTACTGTTCACGAGTCTTCGCTTTCGCCTTGCGTGCATTCCATTTTGGCGGCATCCATAGGCAGAAGGGAAAAAGCCTACGAGATGTATGTGAGAACTTCTCGCCTCGACCTAGACGACTATAACAACGACACAGACGATGGCCTGCACATCACCAGTATGGCGGGAACTTGGATGTCGGTAATCAAAGGATTTGGGGGAATGCGTGTGCAAAATGGAGAGGCTTACTTCGAGCCGTTTGTTCCTGGCAACTGGGAAGCACTCGCATTCAAGGTGTACTTTAGGGGGCATTTGCTCAGCGTAATGGCTACCAAAGAGAAGGTTGCCATTAGCAACCAAAGCGAAGAGCCGATCAGGCTTCACTTGTTTGGCGCAAGGCACAAAATAGAGCCAAACGGCGTGGTAGAAGTAGATGCCAAATAGATGTTTAAGGTATCAAGAAGTAGCCCTAGGGCTACTTCTTTTGCGTTGGTATTGGTTTGTTTGGTTTCGTCTTTTCTTTTGCCTTGTCTCTATGCTCATCTCTAAGAGCATCGATGGAATCGTTTACTGCTTTAAAGATATCGCGAGAGTCTGCCAGCCTATTCATATAATAGTCGAAGCTTTGGGTATAAATTGCACTATCGATACCGTGCTTTTTATATAATTCATTTTGCAAGGCAGTAAAATATGCCTTTTGTTCCTCTTTCCCTTTTATCCTCATGTCCACTTTCGATTCGAGCATCTGCATGTCGACCGTTACATCTATCATCTGATCTTTAGGGATAACACCTTTGGGCAGCTTATTTTTATCACAAGCAACAAGGGATACCAACAAAAGGAAAAAGCCTATTTTTTTCATGTTCCAAAATTATGCATTTCATTTTTGTATAAAACATTAAAAGCCTAGTTTTCATTTTACCGAGGTGGACAAACATAAAGACTCTGCTATCAAAAGGACAGCCCAAAATGAAGGATGGTAGGGGGAACTTGGCGAGCATCTGCGTTAAAAACTGTTAAATATAGAAAAGCAGAACTATTAAGCCCACTAGCGGTTTAAATTTGTTTGCTAGAAGCTGTTCAGAAATATAATTCCCAAACAGTTTCTTACATTTGGCAAACAACCACCAATTTGGACTGGTTGCTAAACAAAACCACGGATATATGAATCTTCAGGAGATAATAGGAAAACTGAGGAATTACGAGATACGGATAAGAAAGGCGATAAACTCGCAGATGCAAGGCGATTACCATTCGGTGTTCAAAGGCTCAGGGCTGGAGTTTGACGATGTGCGCTCCTACCAATACGGGGACGATGTTCGGCATATTGACTGGAACGTTTCGGCTAAAGGGCATGGAGCGTTTGTAAAAACCTTTAAGGAAGAAAAGGAACAAAACATCTTTTTTATTTTGGATGTGAGTGCTTCGCAAGAGATTGGAGCTGACGGAAAGCAAAAAATAGACATAGGAAAAGAAATTTTGGGCGTGCTTACCCTTTCGGGAACAAAGGAGGACAGTTCTATTGGTTTGTTATGTTTTTCGGATAAAAAAGAAAAATACATTAAGCCCAACAAAAGCATCAAACATGCTTACGAGATCATCAGTACGGTATATAAATTGAAGCCCGATTCGTCCAAAACGAACCTTCGCGAGGCAATGGGGCTGGCGTTGAATACCATTAAGAGAAAAAGTATCTTCGTGGTTATATCCGACTTTTTGGACCAAGGGTATGAGCGGAACTTGAAGGCTATTGCCCAAAAGCATGATCTGATCATCATCCATATTTCCGATGAGCGGGAAACTGATTTACCGAAGTTGGGCATCGTACCTATGTACGATAAGGAAAGCAAGCAAACCGTATGGGTAAATACTTCATCGGCAGAGTTTAGGCAAAACCTCAAGCACTTTTACACCGATGGAAGAGCGACGTTGGAGGATATTGCCAAGAAATTCAATGCTAGTTACTTACATGTAAACACACAGGAAGATTACATTCCTAAGTTGATTAGGCTCTTTAAAGTGAGAAATAGACATAAAAGATAGAGTATGGAGCAGGAGTTTGAGGCAAGAGAAGTGAGTTGGGCGGTTTAGAAAAAGAGATAAACATTATTGAACAATATAAAAATAAAGATATTGAACACAGTGCAATTGAGCTATAATGATTTTTTTGGGGCAAAAAGGCATTGTTTGGCTAAGGGATTAGGATTGCTTCTATTTTTGTTAGCTTTTGTAGGGCTTTCTGAAGAAGTTGCTGCACAACAATTGCCCAAGGGAAGGTTTATGAAAGATACGCTAAAGCTAGGTGAGCCAGTGGAGTATTTGCTAACTTTCAAGCACCCTTCTGATATGGAAGTGGTTTTTCCCGACTCCTCTCACGATTTTTCCCCTTTTGAGTTCTTGGAAAAAAAGTACTTCCCTACACAAACTGATAGCACGGGAAGTCTTGATAGTGTCATCTATGTGCTTGCAACCTTTGAGCTTCCTCCCGTACAACATTTGGCAGTTCCTGTGTTTGTAGCTGGCGAAGAAGGAAAAATGGATACTTACAATCCTTTTTCCGATAGCATTTGGCTACAAGAAGTAGTAACAGCCATTCCAGATTCGGTGGTGATGAAGGAAAACACCACTTGGGCTATTGTTCAAAAGCAATTCAATTTCCCCTTGCTTTGGCTTGTGTTGGCCACCATTTTGATATGGGCAATCGTCCTATTTATTATTTTCAACAAGCCGATTAGGAAGAAGTACAAACTTGGCAAAATGAATACCCACCACTTGCAGTTCCTTGAGGATTTTGAGGAACTGGTGAAGGGCAAAAAAGATCACCAAACACTCAATAGGGCTTTATTGATTTGGAAAACATACACCGGCAAGCTTATCGACTTGGCGCTGGTAAGTTTCACTACCAAAGAAATAAACGGCTATTTGCGAAACGATAAATTGCATCAGTCCCTAAGAAATATTGATAAGGCAATTTATTCGGGAGTGATCAATAAAGAAATAGAGCAAGACTTTGAGCTGCTCAAAGAGTTTACTGTTGAAAAGTACAACGAGAAAGTTGAAGAGCTGAAAAATGGATAATTTCAATATAGATTGGTTCAGTTTTAAATGGCTAAGTCCCGCTACGCTTCAGGGATACGAATGGCAGCAATTTTGGGTGCTTTATTTGATCCCTGCCGCTATCATTATCTTGCTGTTGCGCTGGCTTATTCTCAACCAGATGCGCCAAAAGCTGGAAATAGCCCTGCCAGAAGGTAAGGTTCGAAAAAGCAGTTCAGCTTGGCTGAGGTTCATCCCACCTGTTTTTATGGCACTGACCTTGGTGTTTTTATTGGTTGCCTTGGCTCGCCCACAAAAAACCAACGAGCAGATAGAGCAATGGACCGAGGGAATTGACATCATGCTGGTATTGGATATTTCGGAGTCTATGCAGATAGAAGACTTTGTGCCCAACCGGCTGGAAGCTGCCAAAAAAGTAGCCCGAGAGTTTATTGGAGGACGCTTTCAAGATAGAATTGGCATCGTTATCTTCTCAGGAGAAGCTATTTCCTATTCCCCGCTTACCACCGACTACGAGTTACTAAACTCACTGGTAGATGATATAGATTTCAATATGATAGCCAAGGGCGGAACAGCTATTGGAAGTGCAATTGCTGTAGGAATAAACCGCATGCAAGAGTCTGACTCTAAGTCGAAAGTTCTTATTTTGCTCAGTGATGGGGAAAATACAGCGGGTAGCCTAGATCCGATAACAGCAGCAAATATGGCGTATGCTTACGGAATAAAAATGTACACCATTGGGGTGGGAAAAGAAGGGAAAGTTCCTTTTGGCACGGACATGTTTGGAAGGAAGCGTTACATTGAGCAAAGTCTTGATGAAACTGCATTGAGGGAAATTGCCAAAATTGGTGAGGGAAAGTACTTTAGGGCTACCAACAACCGAGCGTTGGATCAGATTTTTAAGATCATTGATGAGTACGAAAAAGCGGAAATCAAAGAAACCCGTTTCAAAGATACGCGCGATTATTACTACATCTATCTCATTTATAGCATCATTAGCTTTTTGGTTTGGCTGGGGCTCAAGAGCACATTCATGAGCAACGTTTTGGAAGATTAAGAAGCTGTTTTGAATTTAATCAATCAAGACTTTCGTCGCCACTAGGCAAGTTAGTTGTCTTATTTGCCTAAAGCACGATTCTTGAGTTTACCTATTATACCTGTAAAGGTGTAAAAGCTTCACAAACCAACTAAAAACTATGTTTGCCTATATTTTATTATTTTTCACACTTCTCCTTGCTCCTACAGAATACACAGAGGAGTGGAAAAAAATAGCCTCCAAAGATGGCGTAGAGGTATATGTGTTGCACAAACCGTCCAAGATTTCCAGTTCGGTAAGTACCGTAGTGAAGCTTAAAAACACAAACTCGTACCAAGTTAAGGTAATTTTCAACCTTTCCATTACTTGCGGACACAGTAGCGAGGCTAAAGCACAGGGGAAAAAATCGGTCATTTTAGCTCCAAACGACGAATCATCACTCCATCATTACAAAGCCTGCCAGAGCAATGGAGCTACAGAAGCCACCATAAAGCTCCTAGAATTTACCGTGACTTCGCTTTAAACTACTTTTGCCTACTCCAAAGTTGCTTCAACAAAATATGTCGGATGTAGGGAATAATTATTTTTTCTATTGTCTTTTGTTATTAATGCATTATATTGATGCTGATTAAAAGCCAATAAGCTTAATTATTCAAAAAGCGAAGATTTTAATGAAATGAGGCAGACATTAGACCAAAACAAGGTAGTATTGGAGCGGATGTATGGGAAGACCGATTACTTCTCTGAAATCAATCCTAAAAGGCAAATTTATATCCACCATAGCGTTTCCCATCCCAACCCTAGGCAAGTAATACAAAGTTGGAGAAAAAGCTCTTATCGTAAAGGAGCGGCATTTGTGATAGCAGGAAAACCTTACGAAAACGAGACTTCTTATGAGGACGGGACTATTTTTAGCGCATTCTCTTCCAAATATTGGGCTTTGCACCTTGGAGTTCACAATGAGAAAAACGAAATTCCCAAACGATATAAAAACAGGACACATACCAGGTTCTTAGAAAAGTATTCCATTGCTATTTCTATTTGCAACGCAGGAGAGGTAACTTGGGAAAGTGGTAAATTCTATTCAGCATTTCGGACAGTTGTGCCCGACACGGAGGTGATAGAATATGTAGACGGCTACAGAGGGAAACGTTTTTTCCATAAATATACCAAAGCACAAATCGAAAGCTTGAGGCAATTATTGGTTTTCTTGTGTAACAAATACGATATTCCTGCCAACTATCAGCCAGATATGTGGGAATTGAGTGAAAATGCTCTTTTGGGAAGATTCGGGATTTTCACATTGGCAAGTGTCCGTACCGATAAGGTAAGGTGTCACCCTCAACCCGACTTGGTGGAGATACTGATGGATTTACACAAAGATGCCGTGATGCCAGAAGACCAAGCAAAGCAGCAAGCCGTTGGCGAGGCAACAACATAAAATGTAACATTATAAATATCACTTTTTCAAAAGGGCAAGGGAAACTTTGCTCTTTTTTTATACCTTCAATTTTCCCTTTCATCTACATTTTAACAAGGATTAAGGCTTTTTAGACTGGGGAAATGGAAAATATCACATAAATTGCATAATTAAATCATTTTTCATCTTAGACAAAAAACGTAATCTTGGCGTCTGGTATTAGTAACTTTTGTGCAATACCACTATGAATCGTTAGCTTGTTTAATAAAATTACTATAATATGAACTTTGTAAAGCAACCCAAAAATCTACTAGCAGCACTAATCTTATTCCTATCCATCAATATTGCTACACATGCAGAAGGAATTGCTTTCGAGGAAATTTTGGGGGAAGAAAACTGGAAAGAAGTACTAAGCAAATCATCTGAAAATGAGAAGTTGATTTTTGTAGACCTCTACACAACTTGGTGCGGGTACTGCAAAATGATGGATAAAAATGTGTTCAGCGACGAGGGTGTTGGGAGCTACTTCAACGAACAGTTCATCAATGTAAAACTTGATGCCGAAACTGAGTTTGGGGCAAAGCTGACTACAGAAAACAAAGTCTCAGGTTTTCCAACCTATTTATTTGTAGATAAAAATGGAAACACGGTAAAAACCGTAGTTGGCTATATGGAAGCCGAAGAATTTTTGAAAGCAGGGAAAGGCTCACTTACTCTTTGGAAAAACTTCAGCGAGCTAGACGATGCCTACAAAAAAGGTACACTCAAAAAAGAACAAGCGAGCGAATACTTAGCCGCATTGAAAGAGAAAGGACTTGAAGACAAAGCGATAGAAGTTGCCAATAGTTTCGTAAAAAGCTTTAAGGAAGATGATTATAAACATGAGGC
It encodes:
- a CDS encoding thioredoxin fold domain-containing protein produces the protein MNFVKQPKNLLAALILFLSINIATHAEGIAFEEILGEENWKEVLSKSSENEKLIFVDLYTTWCGYCKMMDKNVFSDEGVGSYFNEQFINVKLDAETEFGAKLTTENKVSGFPTYLFVDKNGNTVKTVVGYMEAEEFLKAGKGSLTLWKNFSELDDAYKKGTLKKEQASEYLAALKEKGLEDKAIEVANSFVKSFKEDDYKHEANNDLVLYAGYDLEGTAFKYVLDNKDSFDADYLKSFVEASYNHNLMNAIATQDVTVIDKIVEKIVAYNSETDDELAQGEFYTRKIFYFQLGEWEKYSALINDYRNEYASTDDEFLFREAYSIIENSEDKKGLELAISWIEETEKEKPEFKVFLLHSYALGMVSEFEEALVYAKKAEDIAANEEEKQTINEVFGLLNKAMQAK